One window from the genome of Leptospira broomii serovar Hurstbridge str. 5399 encodes:
- a CDS encoding YjgN family protein, whose product MENQRNTQLKFDGKGGDLLGIYLFNALATIATLGVYYFWATVRARKYLNRHLVFMDQRFDFHATGKEKFIGFLKAALLFAIAAVVYYAWKTLLGFFISTEWAFVFSIIPIYLVILILLPFVIVGSFRFFLSRTSYNNIRFHFSGHPVELIKIFVPGVIFSVLSLGFYIPWFLISLRTFYTDNSYYGSAGFKFNGKGSELFWIYFKGILLFIPTLGLYYSWLKANVQNYYWNHTTFNGIKIDSDLKGEDILIYIILSYFLIIITLGIAFPWVSVIWIKLYMEAISLEVEPDLSAIRPEFDSGASPIADGMESIASIADSISSFLG is encoded by the coding sequence TTGGAAAATCAAAGGAATACTCAACTCAAATTTGACGGGAAAGGGGGGGATCTTCTCGGTATTTATCTTTTCAACGCTTTGGCGACGATTGCTACATTAGGCGTTTATTATTTTTGGGCAACCGTTCGAGCTAGAAAATACCTGAACCGACATCTTGTCTTCATGGATCAACGGTTTGATTTTCATGCTACGGGTAAGGAAAAATTTATAGGATTCCTAAAAGCCGCATTATTATTCGCGATAGCGGCGGTTGTTTATTATGCCTGGAAGACACTGCTCGGGTTTTTTATTTCGACCGAGTGGGCGTTCGTATTTTCTATCATACCGATTTATTTAGTGATCTTGATCCTTTTGCCGTTCGTAATAGTAGGAAGCTTTCGATTCTTCTTAAGTAGAACCTCCTATAACAATATACGGTTCCATTTTTCCGGTCATCCGGTCGAGTTAATCAAGATATTCGTTCCCGGCGTAATTTTTTCCGTACTCAGTTTAGGATTCTATATTCCTTGGTTTTTAATTAGCCTACGGACATTTTACACGGATAATTCATATTATGGAAGCGCCGGCTTTAAGTTTAATGGTAAGGGCTCCGAATTGTTTTGGATTTATTTCAAAGGGATCCTGCTATTCATACCTACTTTAGGTTTATATTATTCTTGGCTGAAAGCCAACGTACAAAATTATTACTGGAATCATACTACATTTAACGGCATTAAAATAGATTCGGATTTGAAAGGAGAGGATATATTAATTTATATCATTCTTTCCTATTTTTTAATAATCATAACTTTAGGGATCGCTTTTCCTTGGGTGTCGGTAATCTGGATAAAACTTTATATGGAAGCGATTTCATTGGAAGTGGAACCGGATTTAAGCGCAATTCGTCCTGAATTCGATTCGGGAGCATCTCCTATTGCCGACGGTATGGAAAGCATAGCTAGCATAGCCGATTCTATTTCCAGTTTTCTAGGATAA
- a CDS encoding M48 family metallopeptidase: protein MEDLYYDGKTPLPKKGTLIIKENNLYFAADQKEYRFSIQDIIGLEKFASEYRLEIGNLDSYNSTVIIVFYSENTYDNLISILKQGKGGIISGIWMSAGIWQKIGALAIVAFIVILGYNSALSYLYHVVPMSYDKTRATLLSPKIREFLYVCSAPEINHVVDAIGKKLKDSADPFTYDIVVVQDNITNAFALPGGNIIIFTNLLSTTESPEELAGVIAHEMAHVRRRHGTRNEIRYLGNFLFLSLAIGSGFEGVEFIENMDTFYELTSAALFSQKFSREFEIEADREALENLKKSNITAEGMLHWFERLKVTQAKKEKEESSMNIPDFLSSHPPTDERINVIRREITKAGYSKGTLGISRSKWIRIRNQCGPKVTAPVK, encoded by the coding sequence ATGGAAGATCTATATTATGACGGAAAAACGCCGCTTCCTAAAAAAGGGACTCTCATTATTAAGGAGAATAACCTATACTTCGCCGCTGATCAGAAAGAGTATCGATTTTCGATCCAGGATATCATTGGCTTGGAAAAATTCGCTTCTGAATATAGATTAGAAATAGGAAATTTAGATTCTTATAATTCTACCGTAATAATAGTCTTTTATTCCGAAAATACCTATGATAATCTGATCTCAATTCTCAAACAAGGCAAAGGTGGCATTATCTCCGGAATATGGATGAGTGCCGGGATTTGGCAGAAAATCGGAGCACTGGCGATTGTAGCTTTTATCGTTATACTCGGATACAATTCTGCTCTATCGTATTTGTATCATGTTGTTCCGATGAGTTACGATAAGACCCGAGCGACTTTACTATCGCCTAAAATTCGGGAATTTTTGTATGTTTGCTCCGCTCCGGAGATAAATCACGTAGTCGATGCTATCGGGAAAAAATTAAAGGATTCTGCCGATCCCTTTACTTATGATATTGTCGTCGTTCAGGACAATATTACGAACGCGTTTGCATTGCCCGGTGGAAATATTATTATTTTTACGAATTTACTCTCTACGACGGAAAGTCCGGAAGAATTAGCCGGCGTCATTGCGCACGAAATGGCACATGTACGTAGGCGACATGGTACAAGAAACGAGATTCGGTATCTGGGTAATTTTTTATTCTTATCTTTAGCGATTGGATCCGGTTTCGAAGGTGTCGAGTTCATCGAAAATATGGATACGTTCTATGAATTAACGAGTGCCGCCTTGTTCAGTCAAAAGTTTTCACGAGAATTCGAGATAGAAGCGGATAGGGAAGCTTTAGAGAATCTTAAGAAATCGAATATTACCGCGGAAGGAATGTTACATTGGTTCGAAAGACTTAAAGTTACTCAGGCGAAAAAAGAAAAGGAGGAGAGTTCGATGAATATTCCGGATTTTCTAAGCTCTCATCCTCCGACAGACGAGCGAATTAATGTGATTCGGCGCGAGATAACTAAAGCGGGATATTCGAAAGGAACGCTCGGGATCTCCAGGTCGAAATGGATTCGAATTCGAAATCAATGCGGCCCGAAGGTGACCGCACCGGTCAAATAG
- a CDS encoding alpha/beta fold hydrolase: protein MKIKNIFVATLSFVLFGFLVSCTRYVRITEEKFTKQTANIAPNVYLTTFSQVDSEYPPILILDPVLVNKKALYIGDYSGLIGVLNGNGFSVYLLHFDTYSGIDLKDIGEKILPQAISQIQKVTNRKDYILGGVSLGGQTILHYLHGKKDLGIYKSFFLGTGMDYKFNDSFLEDMRKEKRFGTDLTDSCKNKDSFCSRFISYDEDDPATLFMYGNLWNYLPSLEENPKNWAEFESLDFPTLFIAGKIDSVSPAESIHPVYRRKKGSSQFFEIGRDNRGSIDYDHLSLFAHEDAASEIYQRIADWLKKKKGE from the coding sequence ATGAAAATAAAAAACATCTTTGTTGCTACCCTATCTTTCGTTCTGTTCGGATTTCTCGTTTCATGTACTCGATACGTTCGAATTACCGAGGAAAAATTCACAAAACAGACGGCTAATATTGCTCCGAACGTCTATCTCACGACGTTTTCACAGGTCGATTCCGAATATCCTCCTATTTTAATTCTAGATCCGGTTTTAGTGAATAAGAAAGCCCTGTATATCGGCGATTATTCCGGACTCATCGGGGTCTTGAACGGAAACGGCTTTTCGGTTTATCTTTTACATTTCGACACATATTCAGGAATCGATTTGAAAGATATCGGGGAAAAAATTCTTCCCCAAGCTATATCACAAATTCAGAAAGTTACGAATCGAAAAGATTATATTCTGGGAGGGGTTTCTCTCGGCGGCCAAACAATCTTGCATTACCTTCATGGCAAAAAAGATCTCGGCATTTATAAAAGCTTCTTTTTAGGAACCGGAATGGATTACAAATTCAATGATAGCTTCCTGGAAGATATGAGGAAAGAAAAACGATTCGGAACTGATTTAACGGATTCCTGCAAAAACAAGGACTCTTTCTGCTCTAGATTCATTTCATACGACGAGGACGATCCGGCGACTCTTTTCATGTACGGAAATCTTTGGAATTATCTCCCATCGTTAGAAGAAAATCCCAAGAACTGGGCGGAATTCGAATCGTTGGATTTTCCTACTCTCTTTATCGCCGGAAAAATCGACAGCGTTTCTCCGGCAGAATCGATACATCCGGTTTATAGAAGGAAAAAAGGATCCAGTCAGTTTTTCGAAATCGGTAGGGACAATCGCGGAAGCATCGATTACGATCATCTATCTCTATTTGCACACGAAGACGCCGCCTCCGAAATATATCAGCGAATCGCGGATTGGTTAAAGAAAAAGAAGGGAGAATAA
- a CDS encoding alpha/beta hydrolase codes for MSMIRNALLCFVFLSLFASCSANIALNGEISHPKTADNWNLSIEHFPPIAGMAVKKFPVIICHGFIANRKYFKINEKSSLVASLQKEGYDVWLLDLRGRQDAGSPSLFFGEKTFDYSIDDYIKQDVDAAIKYVLSTTGKEKVNWIGHSLGGMLLYARLGTLGESRVANLITIGSPIIMDPPSRALQLWTNFTWGLYLWPVVPTETWSGIRGGTGIPFLPKKNFEELFWHANNIDPKIVSGVLTTSIASVTKREARQMEKVIETGSFRAEDGKQNYAEGIANIKIPTLIIGGRRDKLGFTYSLRYVYDNIGTADKTLFIASKGKGHSDDYGHTDLLIGKKADEEVFPVLLRWLNKRN; via the coding sequence ATGAGTATGATCCGTAATGCACTCCTTTGCTTTGTCTTTCTTTCACTATTTGCATCCTGTTCCGCAAATATCGCGTTAAATGGGGAAATTTCTCATCCGAAAACCGCAGATAATTGGAACCTATCGATCGAACACTTTCCGCCGATTGCAGGAATGGCTGTAAAAAAATTCCCTGTTATTATTTGCCACGGCTTCATCGCAAATCGGAAATATTTTAAGATCAACGAAAAGTCCTCTCTAGTTGCTAGTCTACAGAAAGAAGGCTATGACGTATGGTTGCTTGATCTCCGGGGAAGGCAAGATGCAGGCTCTCCGTCTCTCTTCTTTGGGGAAAAAACTTTCGACTATTCGATCGACGATTATATCAAGCAAGACGTCGATGCTGCGATTAAATATGTACTCAGTACGACAGGTAAGGAAAAAGTTAACTGGATCGGGCATAGCTTGGGCGGTATGTTATTATATGCTCGTTTGGGTACTTTGGGAGAAAGCAGGGTCGCAAATTTAATCACGATCGGGTCCCCGATAATCATGGATCCGCCCTCTAGAGCTCTGCAGCTATGGACCAATTTTACTTGGGGGCTCTATCTGTGGCCGGTAGTTCCGACGGAAACTTGGTCCGGAATTCGCGGAGGAACCGGTATCCCATTCCTACCTAAAAAGAATTTCGAAGAACTCTTCTGGCACGCGAATAATATTGATCCGAAGATCGTAAGCGGCGTACTCACTACATCGATCGCTTCCGTTACTAAAAGGGAAGCAAGGCAAATGGAAAAAGTCATAGAAACGGGTTCTTTCCGAGCCGAGGATGGAAAGCAAAATTACGCGGAAGGCATAGCCAATATTAAAATTCCTACATTGATCATAGGTGGACGGCGAGATAAACTCGGATTTACGTATTCATTACGCTACGTTTACGACAATATCGGTACGGCTGATAAAACGCTGTTCATTGCCTCCAAAGGAAAAGGCCATTCAGACGATTACGGACACACGGATTTATTGATCGGCAAAAAAGCCGACGAGGAAGTGTTCCCCGTATTACTACGCTGGTTGAATAAGAGAAACTGA
- a CDS encoding fatty acid desaturase CarF family protein, with protein MRPFFLALRFNRNFLTNQIHKWVHQDAPVRWISFLQRKNWILSPEYHRIHHTSLYNTYFCITAGRRNHALHKVGFYRKVKKSSICSQCSNDKNYLLRKILKFLKVIFFRSCNL; from the coding sequence TTGAGGCCGTTTTTTCTGGCTCTTCGTTTTAATCGGAATTTTTTAACGAATCAAATTCATAAGTGGGTCCACCAGGATGCACCAGTGCGGTGGATTTCTTTTCTTCAAAGAAAAAATTGGATTCTTTCCCCCGAATATCATCGCATACATCATACTTCGCTGTACAATACGTATTTTTGTATTACTGCCGGCCGGCGGAATCATGCTCTCCATAAAGTCGGATTTTATCGTAAAGTAAAAAAATCGAGTATTTGTTCTCAATGCTCAAACGACAAAAACTATCTCCTAAGAAAAATATTAAAATTTCTTAAAGTTATTTTTTTCCGGTCGTGCAATTTATAA
- a CDS encoding fatty acid desaturase CarF family protein, whose product MDFISGFVHFLGDSFGNERTPYIGKVFIFPFREHHADPKGITRHDFVETNGNNCLVSLPKLIYD is encoded by the coding sequence GTGGATTTCATTTCGGGATTTGTGCATTTTTTAGGAGACAGTTTCGGAAATGAACGGACACCCTATATCGGAAAAGTTTTCATTTTTCCGTTTCGCGAACACCACGCGGACCCCAAAGGGATTACGCGACATGATTTTGTTGAAACTAACGGAAATAATTGTCTAGTATCTCTTCCGAAATTAATATACGACTAA
- a CDS encoding PAS domain-containing sensor histidine kinase: protein MKRRILEFLRPPVFSDAQKDASVRLLYGLMYVCLGVMIVFRILHPLLSEKPKPTYISVYLIPLAVLISHILAKKGKLKAAAHFLVGLHWLLLFFIILREGGVQSIAFSFCMVLIVFSALVLGNIAAMTYMILSIIAGSLSIYLSENNIIEPVFRANSNKAVLLGVSIGFFMVAVLMRFALIGFRKMQEELSEVQLYAKVGGWTFNTETLELTLTKEYLILLGKEDARESKTFAFDSFLELHVVEEDRDRLYDILEDSLANKNDPTFSVDYVYQAIRMDGSRRFIQVRGKFRDSIVGFGTGQDITDKYLSQEKLRTSQELFAKIFQLSPYAISISRVSDGRYFDINEGFTRLFGFAREEVIGKTAFDIQLWVNPADRVGFAETIKRDGILLNAETLFRTKNGQIVHSVFSTRLVVIDGEPSLINVVQDTTERKEAEDLRILNREISEQNKLIEEQKKELEETLQNLKKAQNQLVLSEKMAALGQLVAGIAHEINNPIGVISASNETIRSHFSRSMQRMEEAFVILQGLQEKARDDLYSLLRKGHYNQELLSPKEARERTKVLEGNLKELGIEGARSLAEELVEAGLENALSDFPRLFTGRHSRELLMYALDEIQAARSCRLIEMSVDRTSKIVYALKNFSHFRSGGIKTAVHLYESLDTVLTIYHNQLKTGIEIKKDYNGIPPIQAYPDDLLHVWTNLVYNAAQAMNFKGVLKLEIHRVGDYEAEVRISDTGPGIADSIADRIFEPFFTTKSQGEGSGLGLDIVRRIVENHNGSIRFESSSEGTTFYVRLPINSSGDFV from the coding sequence ATGAAACGAAGAATACTCGAATTTTTACGGCCACCGGTTTTTTCCGACGCCCAAAAAGACGCATCTGTCAGGCTACTTTACGGTTTAATGTACGTTTGCTTGGGAGTAATGATCGTATTTCGGATTCTACATCCTTTATTATCCGAAAAACCTAAGCCGACATATATTTCCGTATATTTGATTCCCTTGGCCGTCCTAATTAGTCATATTCTGGCTAAAAAAGGAAAACTGAAAGCTGCCGCACATTTTTTGGTCGGTCTTCATTGGCTACTTTTGTTTTTTATAATACTTCGAGAAGGGGGAGTTCAATCGATTGCGTTTTCTTTCTGTATGGTCTTGATCGTCTTCTCTGCATTAGTGCTAGGGAATATAGCCGCAATGACCTATATGATATTGTCTATTATCGCCGGCTCATTAAGCATCTATCTGAGTGAAAATAACATTATAGAGCCGGTTTTTCGGGCGAATTCGAATAAAGCCGTACTTCTAGGAGTGTCAATCGGTTTTTTCATGGTGGCTGTACTTATGCGATTCGCCCTTATCGGATTCCGTAAGATGCAAGAGGAGCTGTCTGAGGTCCAACTTTATGCAAAAGTCGGCGGCTGGACGTTTAATACCGAAACGTTAGAACTGACTTTGACAAAGGAATATCTAATTCTTCTCGGGAAGGAGGACGCTCGCGAATCCAAGACATTTGCGTTCGATTCATTTTTAGAATTGCACGTCGTCGAAGAAGATCGCGATCGGTTATACGATATCTTAGAGGATAGTTTGGCAAACAAGAACGATCCGACATTCTCCGTTGATTACGTTTATCAAGCTATCAGAATGGATGGTAGTCGAAGGTTCATTCAGGTAAGAGGAAAATTTAGGGATTCGATCGTAGGCTTCGGTACTGGTCAGGACATTACGGACAAATACCTTTCCCAGGAAAAATTAAGGACAAGTCAGGAACTTTTTGCAAAAATTTTCCAATTAAGCCCGTATGCTATTTCGATTTCCCGCGTTTCCGACGGGAGATACTTCGATATCAACGAAGGATTTACCCGTCTCTTCGGTTTTGCAAGAGAGGAGGTTATAGGAAAAACTGCATTCGATATTCAACTCTGGGTGAATCCGGCAGATCGGGTCGGATTTGCGGAAACTATAAAAAGAGATGGAATTCTTTTAAATGCGGAGACGTTGTTTCGAACCAAGAATGGACAGATCGTGCATTCGGTATTTTCGACAAGACTTGTCGTCATAGACGGTGAACCAAGCCTGATCAATGTCGTTCAAGATACTACGGAAAGAAAGGAAGCCGAAGATCTTAGAATTTTAAACCGTGAGATTTCGGAACAGAATAAGCTTATCGAAGAGCAGAAAAAAGAATTAGAAGAAACGTTGCAGAATTTAAAAAAAGCGCAAAATCAATTAGTTCTATCCGAAAAGATGGCGGCATTAGGCCAATTGGTTGCGGGAATTGCGCATGAAATTAATAATCCGATCGGCGTAATTAGCGCTTCTAACGAAACGATTAGAAGTCACTTTTCTCGATCAATGCAACGTATGGAAGAGGCATTTGTGATCTTGCAGGGATTACAGGAAAAGGCTAGAGACGACTTATATTCCCTTCTACGTAAAGGTCACTATAACCAGGAGTTATTATCCCCGAAGGAGGCTCGGGAAAGAACAAAGGTTTTAGAAGGCAATTTAAAAGAATTAGGAATCGAAGGAGCAAGATCTCTGGCCGAAGAATTGGTGGAAGCGGGTCTCGAAAACGCTCTGTCGGATTTTCCTCGCTTGTTTACCGGAAGACATTCTAGGGAATTATTGATGTATGCGCTAGATGAAATTCAAGCCGCTAGAAGCTGTCGGCTAATCGAAATGTCCGTCGATCGAACGTCAAAGATCGTCTACGCGCTCAAAAATTTTTCTCATTTCCGTTCGGGAGGAATTAAGACGGCTGTACATCTTTACGAGAGCTTGGATACGGTTTTAACGATTTATCATAATCAACTCAAGACGGGTATCGAAATCAAAAAAGATTATAATGGCATTCCGCCCATCCAAGCATATCCGGATGATTTGCTTCATGTTTGGACAAACTTAGTTTATAATGCGGCTCAAGCCATGAACTTTAAGGGTGTTTTAAAACTTGAAATTCACAGAGTAGGTGATTATGAAGCTGAGGTAAGAATTTCAGATACCGGTCCCGGGATTGCGGATTCAATCGCGGATCGTATTTTCGAACCTTTCTTTACTACGAAATCTCAGGGTGAAGGGTCCGGTTTAGGATTGGATATCGTTAGGCGTATTGTCGAGAATCATAACGGTTCGATTCGTTTCGAGTCCTCTTCGGAAGGTACTACTTTCTATGTTCGCTTACCTATAAATTCATCCGGCGATTTCGTTTAG
- the msrA gene encoding peptide-methionine (S)-S-oxide reductase MsrA, which yields MEYATVGGGCFWCVEAIYQLVDGVESIVSGYAGGSDPSPNYKSVCTGLTGHAEVIRIGFDPQRISFSDILNIFWEAHDPTTRNRQGNDEGTQYRSIILYETPEQKKIAEESREKAQSHFKDPIVTEIIAMEKFFPAENYHQNYFRTNPNQPYCHYVIRPKIEKFLKKKG from the coding sequence ATGGAATATGCGACGGTAGGGGGCGGCTGCTTCTGGTGTGTCGAAGCGATATATCAGCTAGTAGACGGTGTGGAATCGATCGTTTCCGGTTATGCGGGAGGCTCGGATCCTTCACCAAATTACAAGTCGGTATGCACAGGACTCACGGGACATGCGGAAGTGATTCGCATCGGTTTCGATCCCCAGCGAATTTCATTTTCCGATATACTGAACATTTTTTGGGAGGCCCACGATCCGACTACGAGAAACCGCCAAGGAAATGACGAAGGAACTCAATATAGAAGTATCATTCTTTATGAAACTCCGGAACAGAAAAAAATCGCGGAGGAATCTCGAGAAAAGGCTCAATCACATTTTAAGGATCCGATTGTTACCGAAATCATCGCGATGGAAAAATTTTTCCCCGCTGAAAACTACCACCAAAATTATTTTCGCACAAATCCTAATCAGCCTTACTGCCATTATGTAATTCGACCCAAGATTGAAAAATTTCTAAAAAAGAAAGGTTAG
- a CDS encoding DUF1564 family protein: MKLKVIFEKKKVIPKVVSLRAKSSRGELPNCTLIISEELYDRFRKRWKGERPLARCLNELLTIYGADLEKADKLNPGSFMLLYQRKRRESGGDWNRINFRPAGNDWTRLGNLSRWHGVSRCFLFSYLLELHLKRKVESKALPLAARKKSA; the protein is encoded by the coding sequence ATGAAACTGAAAGTAATCTTTGAAAAGAAGAAAGTAATTCCGAAAGTTGTTTCGCTTCGAGCGAAGTCTTCCCGCGGGGAGCTCCCTAACTGTACGCTCATTATTTCGGAGGAACTATACGATCGTTTTCGGAAAAGGTGGAAAGGCGAGCGACCACTAGCGCGTTGTCTAAACGAACTTCTTACAATTTATGGCGCCGATTTGGAGAAGGCTGATAAATTGAATCCTGGTTCGTTTATGCTTCTCTATCAACGAAAACGTCGCGAATCGGGAGGAGATTGGAATCGTATCAATTTTCGACCGGCCGGAAACGATTGGACAAGGCTGGGAAATTTGTCGCGCTGGCACGGAGTATCTAGATGCTTTTTATTTAGTTATTTGCTGGAGCTCCATTTAAAGAGGAAGGTCGAATCAAAAGCTCTCCCTCTCGCTGCAAGAAAGAAAAGCGCTTAG
- a CDS encoding Crp/Fnr family transcriptional regulator translates to MSINILEFINNISVKTYLSGETVFEEKDMSTGMMYFLFCGELEISKTYDGEVRIIRKLTAGSFFGEMALISKIPRAAGARVISDKAKIGSLDKDMFHKIGQTNPKFFSILLSTMIERLVSVEEEIGKLSSLSSVNLEEIKPRVDV, encoded by the coding sequence ATGAGCATAAATATATTAGAATTTATTAATAATATTTCCGTTAAAACTTACTTATCGGGAGAAACCGTATTCGAAGAGAAGGATATGTCGACAGGGATGATGTATTTTCTATTTTGCGGAGAATTAGAGATTAGCAAAACATATGACGGAGAAGTGAGGATAATTCGTAAACTTACTGCCGGTTCCTTTTTTGGAGAAATGGCATTGATCAGTAAAATTCCCAGAGCTGCCGGCGCTAGGGTCATTTCGGATAAGGCAAAAATCGGAAGTCTCGATAAGGATATGTTTCATAAAATCGGACAAACAAATCCTAAATTCTTTTCAATACTGCTAAGTACAATGATCGAAAGATTAGTTTCCGTCGAGGAAGAGATCGGTAAATTAAGTTCCCTCTCTTCGGTTAACTTGGAAGAAATCAAACCGAGAGTAGATGTTTAA
- a CDS encoding Crp/Fnr family transcriptional regulator — translation MMAADLLQSVTPVTYERGSYIFREGDLPNGNMYFLFQGQLRVSKRRDQNQERPIKDLSPGEFFGEISLISGKLRTMSVQVISPTAKVGILNKAVFGKLEQTNPQFLLLLLKNTIEKLNRAEGKLESLYSEIHRRNGENPVGETAAPTSELPKEEIQPELSEKEETTIPKPNPKTAAINTKPGKESAA, via the coding sequence ATGATGGCGGCCGATCTCTTACAAAGCGTCACTCCAGTAACGTATGAAAGGGGTTCCTATATCTTCCGAGAAGGGGACTTACCTAACGGAAACATGTATTTTCTTTTTCAAGGTCAGCTAAGAGTTTCAAAACGCCGCGACCAAAATCAGGAGCGTCCGATTAAAGATCTTTCGCCCGGCGAATTCTTCGGCGAAATTTCCCTGATCTCCGGGAAACTAAGAACTATGTCGGTGCAAGTTATTTCACCGACGGCGAAAGTCGGAATATTGAATAAAGCAGTTTTCGGTAAGTTGGAGCAAACCAATCCGCAGTTTTTGCTTTTACTGCTCAAAAACACGATCGAAAAACTAAACCGTGCCGAAGGAAAACTTGAATCGCTGTATTCTGAAATACATCGGCGAAATGGAGAAAACCCCGTCGGAGAAACTGCTGCGCCGACTTCGGAACTCCCAAAGGAAGAAATTCAGCCCGAACTTTCCGAGAAGGAAGAAACGACTATTCCTAAGCCGAATCCGAAAACTGCTGCCATTAATACGAAACCCGGAAAAGAGAGCGCGGCATGA
- a CDS encoding LA_0442/LA_0875 N-terminal domain-containing protein — MNFNLSEGLFPGNTAPFMLLSRIIIFFLIFLSSSAIFGATLTLKNGKVLQGKVVNQTRTDVQMEVGGKVLTIPKTEIQELRLKDEPKQEPKKVEIPKTVEQAQVKEEPIQPGKQRWWQKPRWNYPLSSAVVPGWGLWKADKKWQGVATFAAVIGLAYYSTKTNGEFHSAKAAYQNKVYEYLVISQNDPSLNPPSATLIRVLVGSAYSGGAFKHYQSASTLSNDALLAFGVVYGLQILYSYYLGVQKEKLLAGDPNPEGIRFSVSPSYRTFAPGGNALGWNTELAYSWKF; from the coding sequence ATGAATTTTAACCTATCGGAAGGATTATTTCCAGGTAATACCGCTCCCTTTATGCTCCTAAGTCGGATTATTATATTCTTCCTTATCTTTCTATCGTCTAGCGCGATCTTCGGCGCCACTTTAACGCTGAAAAACGGGAAAGTTCTCCAAGGAAAAGTGGTAAACCAAACGCGTACGGATGTGCAGATGGAGGTGGGGGGCAAAGTTCTCACTATCCCTAAAACGGAGATACAAGAACTTCGTTTAAAAGACGAACCTAAACAAGAACCTAAGAAGGTAGAAATTCCTAAAACCGTGGAACAGGCGCAGGTCAAGGAAGAACCGATTCAACCGGGAAAACAGAGATGGTGGCAAAAACCTCGCTGGAATTATCCGTTAAGCTCGGCGGTCGTTCCTGGATGGGGTTTATGGAAAGCGGATAAGAAATGGCAAGGGGTGGCCACATTCGCAGCGGTAATCGGTCTCGCTTATTATAGCACAAAAACGAATGGCGAGTTTCATTCGGCCAAAGCCGCCTATCAAAACAAAGTATATGAATATTTAGTCATTTCGCAAAATGATCCGAGCTTGAATCCGCCTTCGGCAACGCTGATCCGAGTTTTAGTAGGCTCGGCGTATTCAGGCGGCGCATTTAAACATTACCAAAGCGCGAGTACGCTTTCAAACGATGCCCTCCTCGCGTTCGGGGTCGTTTACGGACTGCAGATTCTGTATTCCTATTATTTAGGAGTTCAAAAAGAGAAGCTATTAGCCGGCGATCCGAACCCGGAAGGAATTCGCTTCAGCGTGAGCCCCTCCTATCGTACTTTTGCGCCGGGTGGAAATGCATTAGGTTGGAATACTGAACTGGCTTACTCCTGGAAATTCTGA
- a CDS encoding RNA polymerase sigma factor has translation MSDTLFFEKLYNKNKDHLFSFIRRSVRDESTALDLLQDTFLNFFKHYSGKVLPEEQIARMILFRIARNLMINHSKSYYQKNVSLVGEEVGTVFGSKTQGPEGQVLDDMAAQDLASMFSILFEILPEDQKTALDLRYSQGCKLEEIAQVLELSVSGVSRLLERAEKAILQEGKRRGFQPESFLKN, from the coding sequence GTGTCGGATACCTTGTTTTTCGAAAAATTATACAATAAGAATAAGGATCATTTGTTCTCCTTTATTCGGCGTTCGGTGAGGGATGAGTCGACGGCCTTAGACCTGTTGCAAGACACGTTTTTGAACTTCTTTAAACATTATTCCGGTAAGGTTCTCCCTGAAGAACAGATCGCGCGGATGATTCTTTTTAGAATTGCCCGAAATTTAATGATTAACCATAGCAAATCTTACTACCAAAAGAACGTTTCTTTGGTTGGAGAAGAGGTAGGGACGGTTTTCGGCTCAAAAACCCAAGGCCCGGAAGGCCAGGTTTTGGATGATATGGCTGCCCAGGATCTGGCAAGTATGTTTTCCATTCTTTTCGAGATTTTGCCTGAAGATCAGAAAACTGCGTTAGACCTCCGTTATTCACAAGGATGTAAGCTGGAAGAAATCGCTCAGGTCCTGGAACTTTCTGTATCCGGCGTTTCCCGGCTGCTGGAAAGAGCTGAAAAAGCGATTTTGCAAGAAGGAAAACGGAGGGGATTTCAACCGGAATCCTTCTTAAAAAATTGA